A genomic window from Desulfovermiculus halophilus DSM 18834 includes:
- a CDS encoding R3H domain-containing nucleic acid-binding protein: MNRNVPARGLQTHDDVQLLLQVLPSGVQEAILEHCAATDLVEIVLDLGRRPEIRTNTGFQDLDLPPVERRDLGEVTGKIGRFTTDNRAGIERTLHRISAIRNRTGDIVGLTCRIGRAVFGTVDIVQDVIESGTSLLLLGRPGVGKTTLLREAARVLADDLGKRVIVVDTSNEIGGDGDIPHPGVGRARRMQVPSPDRQHAVMIEAVENHMPEVVVIDEIGTQAEAEAARTIAERGVQLVATAHGRSLDNLLQNPTLSDLVGGIQAVTLSDEEAKRRRTQKTVLERKGPPTFHVLVEIQDREQFAVYRDVGAVVDDFLHGMPLEPEVRKRTAQGAVEIHKEQVAGGRQESPGNRESRSSSQDLPAHRETRIFTYGVNRDRLEKALRKLKIPARIVKDVQDADLILSHKSHQRRQPKRLRDLQSGGVPLHVVKSNTIPQIEQVLSSLFGRLEGGSEQEAMLEAEEAIHQVMNTGRASELGSQNAAVRAMQHQLVKRYGLQSESTGQEPSRRVVVLPW; encoded by the coding sequence ATGAACAGGAATGTGCCAGCCAGAGGCCTGCAGACCCATGACGACGTCCAGCTCCTGCTGCAGGTCCTGCCTTCTGGAGTCCAGGAGGCGATCCTGGAACACTGCGCGGCCACCGACCTGGTCGAGATTGTCCTGGATCTGGGCCGCAGGCCGGAAATACGGACCAACACCGGATTCCAGGATCTCGACCTGCCGCCGGTAGAGCGCAGGGACCTGGGGGAGGTGACCGGGAAGATCGGGAGGTTTACCACCGACAACCGGGCCGGGATAGAGCGGACCCTGCACCGCATATCGGCCATCCGCAACCGGACCGGGGATATTGTGGGCCTGACCTGCCGCATCGGCCGGGCCGTTTTCGGCACTGTGGACATTGTCCAGGATGTGATCGAGTCCGGCACGTCGCTTCTTCTCCTGGGCCGCCCCGGGGTGGGCAAGACCACTCTTTTGCGCGAAGCGGCCAGGGTGTTGGCTGACGACCTGGGCAAGCGGGTGATTGTGGTGGATACCTCAAACGAGATCGGAGGGGACGGTGACATCCCCCATCCTGGAGTGGGCCGGGCCAGGCGGATGCAGGTCCCGTCTCCGGACCGGCAGCACGCGGTGATGATCGAGGCGGTGGAGAACCACATGCCGGAGGTTGTGGTCATCGACGAAATAGGCACCCAGGCCGAGGCCGAGGCGGCCCGGACCATTGCCGAGCGCGGGGTGCAGCTGGTTGCAACCGCCCACGGCAGAAGCCTGGACAACCTGCTCCAGAATCCGACCCTCTCGGATCTGGTGGGGGGGATCCAGGCCGTGACCCTGTCAGATGAAGAAGCCAAACGCCGGCGGACCCAAAAGACCGTTTTGGAACGCAAGGGACCGCCGACCTTCCATGTCCTGGTCGAGATTCAGGACCGGGAGCAGTTTGCCGTTTACCGGGACGTGGGGGCGGTGGTGGACGATTTCCTGCACGGCATGCCTTTGGAGCCGGAAGTCCGGAAACGGACTGCCCAGGGTGCGGTTGAGATCCACAAGGAGCAGGTTGCTGGGGGCAGGCAAGAGAGTCCCGGGAATAGGGAATCCCGGTCCTCGTCCCAGGATCTGCCCGCACATCGGGAGACGCGCATCTTCACCTATGGGGTGAATAGAGACCGCCTGGAAAAGGCCTTGCGCAAACTGAAGATTCCGGCCCGGATCGTCAAGGATGTGCAGGATGCGGACCTGATCCTGTCTCACAAAAGCCACCAGCGCAGACAGCCCAAGCGGCTGCGGGATCTGCAGTCCGGCGGGGTCCCCCTGCATGTGGTCAAGAGCAATACCATCCCTCAGATTGAACAGGTCTTGAGTTCGCTCTTCGGCCGCCTGGAGGGCGGGTCGGAACAGGAAGCCATGCTGGAAGCTGAAGAGGCAATCCATCAGGTGATGAACACGGGCCGGGCCTCAGAGCTGGGGAGTCAGAACGCTGCAGTGCGGGCCATGCAGCATCAGCTGGTCAAGCGTTATGGGTTGCAGAGCGAGAGCACGGGACAGGAGCCCAGCCGGCGGGTGGTCGTTCTCCCGTGGTGA
- a CDS encoding GatB/YqeY domain-containing protein: MSLQQSIQDRLRTKGISPKEKHALRIVLGEMQRQKNKVLTDQETVKILKKLVASERELNERQDGDYIRILEAYLPSEATADEIADWIRAHIDFGQYGNKMQAMREILDHFGPRTDGNTVKAVLTERF, encoded by the coding sequence ATGAGCCTGCAGCAGTCCATTCAGGATCGCCTGCGCACCAAGGGCATCAGCCCCAAGGAAAAGCATGCCCTGCGTATTGTGCTCGGAGAGATGCAGCGCCAGAAGAACAAGGTCCTCACTGACCAGGAAACAGTAAAGATCTTGAAAAAACTCGTTGCTTCAGAACGAGAGCTCAATGAACGGCAGGACGGGGACTACATCCGGATCCTGGAAGCCTACCTGCCCAGTGAGGCGACAGCAGATGAGATCGCGGACTGGATCAGGGCCCACATCGACTTTGGGCAGTACGGGAATAAGATGCAGGCCATGCGGGAGATCCTGGACCACTTCGGCCCCCGGACCGACGGCAATACCGTCAAGGCCGTGCTCACCGAACGGTTCTAG
- a CDS encoding calcium/sodium antiporter, which translates to MRNRVIRFIERINELEAGVAFSVVQLIIGLPLLLGGAQAMVNGAVSLALRLGIPSLLVGLTVVAMGTSAPELLVSLVSAFQGAADMAVGNVVGSNMANILLILGISAMIHPLALEKTIRWREIPFVLLSTLVLVVLANDQVLTDAQGSRLDRADGLAILGYFAVYMYYITSVAAHNSGSQEGAEGRSMGLPLAGLLVLGGIAGLAVGGHLVVNGAKEIAAALGMSQALIGLTILAVGTSLPELATSVTAALRGNADIAVGNVVGSNIFNILWILGATATITPIDYNTALNADIWLLVGVSLLFFLFTFTWKKHKIDRREGGLFFALYIGYLIFLFLRG; encoded by the coding sequence GTGCGCAATCGAGTCATCCGCTTTATTGAACGCATCAATGAACTGGAGGCAGGCGTGGCATTCTCAGTTGTGCAGCTGATCATAGGGTTGCCCTTGCTCCTTGGCGGGGCTCAGGCCATGGTCAACGGAGCAGTGAGCCTTGCCCTCCGCCTGGGCATACCCAGCCTGCTGGTCGGGCTCACGGTGGTGGCCATGGGCACCTCGGCGCCGGAGCTTTTAGTCTCCCTGGTCTCCGCCTTTCAGGGGGCGGCGGATATGGCCGTGGGCAATGTGGTCGGATCGAACATGGCCAATATACTCTTGATCCTTGGGATATCGGCCATGATCCATCCCCTGGCCCTGGAGAAGACCATCCGCTGGCGGGAGATCCCCTTTGTCCTTTTGTCCACTCTGGTCCTGGTGGTCCTGGCCAACGACCAGGTCCTTACCGACGCCCAGGGATCACGCCTGGACCGGGCCGACGGCTTGGCCATCCTGGGCTATTTTGCCGTGTACATGTACTACATTACCTCGGTGGCCGCTCACAACAGCGGTTCCCAGGAGGGGGCCGAGGGAAGATCCATGGGCCTGCCTCTGGCCGGGCTGCTGGTCCTGGGCGGGATAGCCGGTCTGGCAGTAGGGGGGCATCTCGTGGTCAACGGGGCAAAGGAGATCGCGGCGGCCCTGGGCATGAGCCAGGCCCTGATCGGGCTGACAATCCTGGCTGTGGGCACGTCCCTGCCTGAGCTAGCCACCTCGGTCACAGCCGCCCTCCGGGGCAACGCGGACATCGCGGTGGGCAATGTGGTGGGCTCCAACATCTTCAACATCCTGTGGATACTGGGGGCCACGGCCACGATCACCCCCATAGACTACAATACCGCCCTGAATGCCGATATCTGGCTTTTGGTCGGTGTCAGCCTGCTCTTTTTCCTCTTCACCTTCACCTGGAAGAAGCACAAGATCGACCGCCGGGAAGGAGGGCTGTTCTTTGCCCTGTACATCGGCTATCTGATCTTTCTGTTTCTGCGGGGGTAG
- a CDS encoding DUF4168 domain-containing protein: MRRIDSRLCVVFGIAVSLLMFASSLQAQSQEGQGQNQYESQYEQNQPQPENFTDKELEAFVSARGEISELRQKFQPKFQEADDVDKAQQLREKFQNKAIQILDENGLDVQTYNNIVKGMDSNQKLRNKIEQKMGQ, from the coding sequence ATGCGCCGTATTGACTCCAGATTGTGCGTTGTGTTTGGGATTGCCGTCAGCTTGCTCATGTTCGCCTCTTCCCTGCAGGCCCAGAGTCAGGAGGGGCAAGGGCAGAATCAGTATGAGAGCCAGTATGAACAGAATCAGCCTCAGCCCGAAAATTTTACGGACAAAGAGCTTGAGGCCTTTGTTTCGGCCCGGGGCGAAATAAGTGAGTTGCGGCAAAAATTTCAGCCCAAGTTCCAAGAGGCCGACGATGTAGACAAAGCGCAGCAGCTGCGGGAAAAGTTCCAGAACAAGGCAATCCAGATCCTGGATGAGAACGGATTGGATGTGCAGACATACAACAATATCGTCAAGGGAATGGACAGCAACCAAAAGCTGCGCAACAAGATAGAGCAGAAAATGGGGCAGTAG
- a CDS encoding sensor histidine kinase, with the protein MNLSFRYSLFQALLVYVIVPLISALALAGYLSLTAIENRVEEKMEDEVQLVARALQRPLSHALERGRTGSIRSALTSVFEINRLYAATVYDKNGRQIASAGASVLDRHRDGENKRIAAMAKEGNGQEEYGPVGGREAYSYFAPLTDSGGRINGLLQLSRKEADIKEHIADLRFQSGLILSGGALIMVLLVLFGHRRALGRHLDRLGRSMRRVEQGDRSHRGDLRGPKEITSLASAFNTMLDSMEKAHEDVERHRQEQARLESELRKAEKMAAVGRLAAGVAHELGTPLSIIDGLAQRAGRLQGLPPRVTRALQQIRDQVKRMESIVRQLLDFSRSSSSCRRDVDPASVVRQAIQNTSSLAEQKEVHLEQSGPGTGCLLHADPLRLEQMLTNLLKNAVQAAPQKQGHVRIQWECTARECVIRVQDNGPGIDPDQVSRVCDPFYTTKPVGEGTGLGLAVVHGIVEENEGVLHIDTAALGGAEFTIALPKGPAEGKGQADCP; encoded by the coding sequence ATGAACCTCTCGTTTCGCTACAGCCTTTTTCAGGCACTGCTTGTGTACGTGATTGTCCCCTTGATCTCGGCCCTGGCTTTGGCCGGGTATTTGAGCCTGACCGCGATTGAGAACAGGGTCGAAGAAAAGATGGAAGACGAGGTCCAGCTCGTGGCCCGGGCCCTGCAACGGCCCCTGAGCCACGCCCTGGAGCGGGGAAGGACCGGGAGCATCCGCAGCGCTCTGACCTCGGTTTTCGAAATCAACAGATTATATGCCGCCACAGTATACGACAAGAACGGCAGACAGATCGCCTCGGCCGGGGCCTCGGTCCTGGATCGGCACAGGGATGGAGAAAACAAGCGTATTGCCGCCATGGCCAAAGAGGGCAACGGACAGGAAGAGTACGGGCCTGTAGGCGGCCGGGAAGCCTACTCCTACTTCGCTCCTCTGACCGACTCCGGAGGGCGGATCAACGGCCTGCTGCAGCTGTCCCGAAAGGAAGCAGACATCAAAGAGCATATCGCTGATCTGCGCTTCCAATCAGGCCTTATTCTCAGCGGCGGAGCGCTGATCATGGTCCTGCTGGTCTTGTTTGGACACAGAAGAGCCTTGGGCCGCCACCTGGACCGACTCGGGCGGTCCATGCGCCGGGTGGAGCAGGGAGACCGGTCTCACCGGGGCGACTTGCGCGGCCCCAAGGAAATCACTTCCCTGGCCTCGGCCTTTAATACCATGCTGGACAGCATGGAAAAGGCCCATGAGGATGTGGAAAGGCACCGACAGGAACAAGCCAGGCTGGAATCAGAGCTGCGCAAAGCCGAGAAAATGGCCGCAGTCGGGCGACTGGCTGCCGGTGTGGCCCATGAGCTGGGAACCCCCTTGTCCATTATAGACGGACTGGCCCAGCGGGCAGGAAGGCTCCAGGGCCTTCCGCCCAGAGTGACCCGAGCCCTGCAGCAGATCCGCGATCAGGTAAAGCGCATGGAATCAATAGTCCGTCAGCTCCTGGACTTCAGCCGCAGCAGCTCGTCCTGCCGCAGGGATGTGGATCCGGCATCCGTTGTCCGCCAGGCCATCCAGAACACATCGTCCCTGGCGGAGCAGAAGGAGGTGCATTTGGAACAGTCTGGTCCAGGGACCGGCTGCTTGCTCCATGCCGATCCCCTGCGCCTGGAGCAGATGCTGACCAACCTGCTCAAAAACGCCGTCCAGGCGGCACCCCAAAAACAGGGACACGTGCGGATCCAATGGGAATGTACTGCCCGCGAATGCGTTATAAGGGTCCAGGACAATGGCCCCGGCATCGATCCGGACCAGGTGTCTCGAGTATGTGATCCCTTCTATACCACCAAGCCGGTGGGAGAAGGAACCGGGCTCGGCCTGGCCGTGGTCCACGGCATTGTGGAAGAAAACGAAGGGGTCCTGCACATTGACACCGCCGCCCTGGGCGGGGCCGAGTTCACAATCGCTTTGCCCAAGGGCCCTGCAGAAGGAAAAGGGCAAGCAGACTGTCCATGA
- a CDS encoding sigma-54-dependent transcriptional regulator, with protein MTTKARTTAMQEHSQEQEKILIVEDDQGLGHLLQEELADAGFHVHWVASAEQSLEWMAANTPDLIVCDLKLPGEDGLHLLRSTRGHFPEPGFVIITAFGSVPQAVEALKAGADDFLTKPLDLDQLVLCVQRTLENRRLRQEVQRYREMLAQDDFHGLIGHSQAMLRLTAQIKQLASADGPVLIVGESGTGKELVARAVHEESVQKSAPLVAVNCAGIPAELLESELFGHTAGAFTGAAKERKGLFAEANGGSIFLDEISETPVSMQAKLLRVLQDGKIRPVGSNKEISTQARILAATNKDLEQEIAAGTFREDLFYRLETFTLRVPPLREREEDIQLLAARFLHAFSSKLGRDIRGFSDAALELLQTYPFPGNVRELENAVERAVTLTPGRWITPRDFPERMRGQQTTEQKKHTHGSPAAADTLLKGGRLPTLEQMKERYIDYVLEQTQGNKRRAAALLGIGRRTLYRYLKE; from the coding sequence ATGACCACGAAAGCAAGGACCACAGCCATGCAGGAACACAGCCAAGAACAGGAAAAGATCCTCATCGTCGAAGACGACCAGGGACTCGGTCACCTCCTGCAAGAAGAGCTGGCCGACGCCGGCTTTCATGTGCACTGGGTGGCCAGTGCGGAGCAGAGCCTGGAATGGATGGCTGCAAATACCCCTGATCTTATCGTCTGCGACCTCAAGCTCCCGGGAGAGGACGGGCTGCACCTGCTGCGCAGCACCCGAGGACATTTTCCAGAGCCGGGCTTCGTGATCATTACGGCATTTGGTTCTGTTCCCCAGGCGGTTGAAGCCCTGAAAGCCGGTGCAGACGACTTTTTGACCAAGCCCCTGGACCTGGACCAGCTGGTCCTCTGCGTACAGCGCACCCTGGAAAACAGGCGCCTGCGCCAGGAAGTGCAGCGCTACCGGGAGATGCTGGCCCAAGACGACTTTCACGGGCTGATAGGACACAGTCAAGCCATGCTGCGGCTGACTGCCCAGATCAAACAACTGGCCTCAGCCGATGGTCCGGTGCTTATAGTGGGGGAAAGCGGAACAGGCAAGGAGCTGGTGGCTCGGGCCGTACATGAGGAGAGCGTCCAGAAGAGTGCCCCCCTGGTTGCCGTGAACTGTGCCGGCATCCCCGCAGAACTGCTGGAATCAGAGCTCTTCGGGCATACGGCCGGGGCCTTCACCGGAGCGGCCAAGGAACGCAAAGGCCTGTTTGCCGAGGCCAACGGAGGGTCCATCTTTTTGGATGAGATATCCGAGACGCCGGTTTCCATGCAGGCCAAGCTCCTGCGGGTTCTGCAGGACGGCAAGATCAGGCCTGTAGGCAGCAACAAGGAGATTTCCACTCAAGCCAGAATACTCGCCGCCACGAACAAGGACTTGGAGCAGGAAATCGCCGCGGGGACATTCCGGGAAGACTTGTTTTATCGCCTGGAGACGTTTACCCTGCGTGTACCTCCTTTGCGGGAACGGGAAGAAGACATCCAGCTTCTGGCCGCCAGGTTTCTGCATGCCTTCAGCTCCAAGCTGGGCCGCGACATCCGAGGCTTCTCCGATGCTGCACTGGAGCTCTTGCAGACCTATCCCTTTCCCGGCAATGTTCGCGAACTGGAAAATGCGGTGGAACGGGCGGTCACCTTGACCCCGGGCCGATGGATCACCCCCCGGGATTTCCCGGAGCGCATGCGGGGGCAGCAGACAACAGAACAAAAGAAGCATACCCACGGCTCCCCGGCGGCTGCAGACACCTTGCTAAAAGGCGGAAGGCTGCCCACCTTGGAACAGATGAAGGAGAGATATATCGACTACGTCCTGGAGCAGACCCAGGGCAATAAACGAAGAGCGGCCGCACTTCTGGGAATTGGACGTCGTACCCTGTATCGTTATCTGAAGGAATGA
- a CDS encoding Mut7-C RNAse domain-containing protein, with protein sequence MSECHLCFLGQLVHLLSAPHTSGVVPYALNRKASIKDIIEAVGPPHTEIERILVNSREVDFSFIPRPGQVIGVHPFTPPADPCRPTLLRPDPLPGIRFLVDVNVGKLARLLRMLGIDAAFDPAWKDADLASIAAREARIVLSRDHGLLKRSCIQWGRLIRADSPLEQLVEVLTFFGLKPPFALFTRCLACNTELQPVSKAEIEDRLEPKTRRYYQRFRLCPGCQRIYWRGSHHQRMLGWVQKIMPRLTP encoded by the coding sequence ATGTCTGAGTGTCATCTGTGTTTTTTGGGCCAGCTTGTTCACCTGCTCTCTGCACCGCACACTTCCGGTGTTGTACCCTATGCCTTGAACCGAAAGGCCTCGATCAAGGACATTATTGAAGCAGTGGGCCCGCCGCATACTGAAATCGAACGCATTCTGGTCAACTCCAGGGAGGTGGACTTCAGCTTCATCCCCAGGCCCGGACAGGTCATAGGGGTGCACCCCTTCACGCCCCCGGCGGATCCCTGCCGGCCCACCCTCCTGCGGCCCGACCCGCTGCCCGGGATCCGGTTCCTGGTCGACGTCAACGTGGGCAAGCTGGCCCGGCTGCTGCGCATGCTGGGCATAGACGCAGCCTTTGACCCTGCTTGGAAGGACGCGGATTTAGCCAGCATTGCCGCCCGGGAAGCCCGGATCGTCCTCAGCAGGGACCACGGCCTGCTCAAGCGCAGCTGCATTCAATGGGGACGGCTGATCCGGGCCGACTCCCCCCTGGAGCAGCTGGTGGAGGTCCTCACATTCTTTGGCCTGAAGCCCCCGTTTGCCCTCTTTACCCGCTGCCTGGCCTGCAACACCGAGCTCCAGCCGGTGAGCAAGGCGGAGATCGAGGACCGGCTTGAGCCCAAGACCAGGCGCTACTACCAGCGTTTCCGCCTTTGCCCCGGCTGCCAGCGGATCTATTGGCGGGGCTCCCACCACCAGCGCATGCTGGGCTGGGTGCAGAAAATCATGCCCCGCCTCACTCCGTAA
- a CDS encoding long-chain-fatty-acid--CoA ligase, with protein MQNMTQEPTVRSLKSQPEHPRATAQEDPSLASWPSPYWPSSVPRVIEGFHRPLYSLLHSAAERYPQQVYTIFQGAERTYAQVRETADKVAAFLHSKGVQKGDRVAIFLPNLPHYPPVFFGILKIGAICVTCNPLYTASELRYQLQDAGAKVVFCMDHPQFYPTAQSAIQDTEVETVVICNIKPYLPKAKAIAGGMLGKIPHAPSHDPNHILFDRILAQDAPQPPEVDIDPDLDPALIIYTGGTTGVPKGAVLTHSNFVYDVMAWDEWVRFPAPGGQGEEKVQPGGEHCYLGVLPWYHIFGMTLCLIGACYSASRLICIPDPRAGNPPFTEVLKAVQRFKPSLLVAVPTIFSAFINHPQLHKFDLRSIKACASGGAPLPQEVAKKFEQETGAVIFEGYGLSETAPVIAGNPSDISLRRFGSVGFPWPNTDIKIVDLDTGQMELAQGEDGEIAVHGPQVMQGYWRNPQANAAVFRDIAGRRYFLTGDIGHIDDDGYIVITDRKKDVILVGGFNCYPREVEEVLYEHPHVAQAAVVGIPHPTSGEQVKAFVQLKPGHETSEQEILDFCQQRLAGYKRPRSVEFRAELPTSAVGKVLRRVLRDQEIKKMS; from the coding sequence ATGCAAAACATGACGCAAGAGCCTACCGTCCGTTCATTAAAAAGCCAGCCTGAGCACCCCCGTGCCACCGCCCAGGAGGACCCCTCCCTGGCCTCCTGGCCCTCTCCATACTGGCCCTCAAGCGTGCCGCGGGTCATTGAGGGGTTCCACCGCCCGTTGTACTCCCTGCTGCACAGCGCGGCCGAGAGGTATCCGCAGCAGGTGTACACCATTTTTCAGGGCGCAGAGCGGACCTACGCACAGGTTCGGGAAACCGCGGACAAGGTGGCTGCCTTTTTGCATTCCAAAGGGGTGCAAAAAGGGGACAGGGTGGCCATATTTCTGCCCAACCTCCCACACTATCCGCCTGTATTCTTCGGAATACTCAAGATCGGGGCCATATGCGTGACCTGCAACCCCCTGTACACCGCCAGTGAGCTTCGCTACCAGCTTCAGGATGCCGGGGCCAAAGTGGTCTTTTGCATGGACCACCCCCAGTTTTATCCCACAGCCCAGTCCGCAATCCAGGACACTGAGGTGGAAACCGTGGTCATCTGCAACATAAAGCCCTACCTGCCCAAGGCAAAGGCCATAGCAGGCGGCATGCTGGGGAAAATCCCCCATGCTCCCAGTCATGACCCCAACCATATCCTCTTTGACCGGATACTTGCCCAGGATGCCCCGCAACCGCCGGAGGTGGACATCGATCCGGACCTTGACCCGGCTCTGATCATTTATACCGGCGGGACCACCGGGGTGCCGAAGGGAGCGGTCCTGACCCACTCCAACTTTGTGTACGACGTCATGGCCTGGGACGAATGGGTCCGGTTCCCCGCTCCCGGAGGCCAGGGCGAGGAGAAGGTCCAGCCCGGGGGAGAGCACTGCTATCTCGGCGTCCTGCCCTGGTACCACATCTTCGGCATGACCCTGTGCCTGATCGGGGCCTGCTATTCAGCCAGCCGGCTGATCTGCATCCCGGATCCCCGGGCCGGAAATCCGCCTTTTACAGAGGTGCTCAAGGCTGTCCAGCGCTTCAAGCCGTCTCTGCTTGTGGCCGTGCCGACTATTTTTTCCGCGTTCATCAATCATCCTCAGCTGCACAAGTTCGATCTGCGCTCCATCAAGGCCTGTGCTTCCGGGGGCGCCCCGTTGCCCCAGGAAGTGGCCAAGAAGTTTGAGCAAGAAACTGGGGCCGTCATCTTCGAGGGATACGGGCTGAGCGAGACAGCTCCGGTCATTGCCGGGAACCCGAGCGATATCAGCCTTCGCCGCTTCGGCTCGGTGGGCTTTCCCTGGCCGAACACGGACATCAAGATCGTGGATCTGGATACCGGACAGATGGAGCTGGCCCAGGGCGAAGACGGAGAGATCGCGGTGCACGGACCGCAGGTCATGCAGGGGTACTGGCGCAATCCCCAGGCCAACGCCGCAGTGTTCAGAGATATCGCCGGACGCCGCTACTTCCTGACCGGCGATATCGGGCACATCGACGACGACGGGTACATCGTCATCACCGACCGGAAAAAGGATGTCATCCTGGTCGGGGGATTTAATTGCTATCCCCGGGAGGTGGAAGAGGTCCTGTACGAGCATCCCCATGTGGCCCAGGCCGCTGTCGTGGGCATCCCGCATCCCACCAGCGGCGAGCAGGTCAAGGCCTTTGTCCAGCTCAAGCCCGGACACGAAACCTCGGAACAAGAGATTCTTGATTTCTGTCAGCAGCGCCTGGCCGGGTACAAACGCCCCAGAAGCGTCGAGTTCCGGGCTGAGCTCCCCACCTCGGCTGTGGGCAAGGTCCTCCGTCGGGTCCTCCGGGACCAGGAGATCAAAAAGATGAGCTGA
- a CDS encoding LysM peptidoglycan-binding domain-containing protein, translating into MHTVRKGEYLYSILRSLQIPEDRLGTWARRVIALNPHLADPDVLQPGTRLYLPRSLKARTESGRDGHSPKSGTAPIRSVPYTVQTPRSASSLLQDRLPAQTPAAQKRYARLFRAMNPQADEGLLSPGQTVYLPRPLHQTKAPQSTGGPEQTAATRHPGSSPPDSPAPGISNRELVITRLSRMDFSISREGEVIYPYGRGQWVRVHLGSTPLVTAPWGASVLLDPGSGMDAAKARALSSAGLWVCPVPSDWSPANVFSALEQTCRSGFVAWSEKSPLIISLPQGPRIEIKAPTILGVHGRAKPRFTVYAPSPASLGHIPSLLLGYLQGQDITILPPEKAAGSPENALHIPPREHLLTPSLSRTELVSMHQSLGAGGEGTAPNRPRSAGETLVPKSLHLSWVSPDGLEIGLYLDGYRSPLAPDSLFFLPPKQSDPYLLALLNLMGYAAYRLDFSAVMRAGPPRGTPTAHSF; encoded by the coding sequence GTGCATACCGTACGCAAGGGGGAGTACCTGTACTCCATCCTCCGCTCCCTGCAGATACCGGAAGACAGGCTGGGTACCTGGGCCCGCAGGGTCATCGCCTTGAACCCCCACCTTGCAGACCCGGATGTCCTTCAGCCCGGAACCCGCCTCTATCTCCCCCGGTCCCTGAAGGCACGCACCGAGAGCGGCCGGGATGGTCACAGTCCGAAGTCCGGGACAGCTCCGATCAGAAGCGTGCCGTATACCGTCCAAACCCCAAGATCGGCCTCGTCTCTGCTCCAAGACCGGCTCCCGGCTCAAACCCCGGCTGCGCAGAAACGATACGCCCGGCTCTTTCGGGCCATGAACCCCCAGGCCGACGAAGGCCTGCTTTCCCCCGGACAGACCGTCTATCTCCCCCGCCCCCTGCACCAGACAAAAGCCCCCCAGTCCACCGGCGGTCCGGAGCAGACTGCCGCAACCCGGCATCCTGGCTCCTCCCCGCCTGATTCCCCGGCCCCGGGGATCTCCAACCGGGAGCTGGTGATTACCCGCCTCTCGCGCATGGACTTCAGCATCTCCCGGGAGGGAGAGGTCATTTACCCTTACGGCCGGGGGCAATGGGTCCGGGTCCATCTGGGCTCCACCCCCCTGGTCACCGCGCCCTGGGGCGCATCGGTCCTGCTCGACCCCGGATCGGGCATGGACGCAGCCAAAGCCCGGGCCCTGTCCTCGGCCGGGCTTTGGGTATGTCCGGTGCCATCCGACTGGTCCCCGGCAAACGTGTTCTCAGCCCTGGAACAGACCTGCCGGTCCGGTTTTGTGGCCTGGTCAGAAAAGAGCCCGCTGATCATCAGTCTGCCTCAGGGGCCCAGGATTGAAATCAAGGCCCCGACCATCCTTGGGGTGCACGGCAGGGCCAAACCCAGGTTTACGGTCTATGCCCCCTCTCCTGCCAGCCTGGGGCATATCCCGTCTTTGCTCCTCGGCTATCTGCAGGGACAGGACATCACCATCCTGCCCCCGGAGAAGGCCGCCGGCTCCCCCGAAAATGCCCTGCATATCCCGCCCAGGGAGCACCTGCTTACCCCCTCCCTGTCCAGAACCGAGCTTGTGTCCATGCATCAAAGCCTGGGTGCCGGCGGGGAGGGCACAGCACCCAACCGCCCCCGCTCTGCCGGAGAGACCCTGGTCCCCAAAAGCCTGCATCTGTCCTGGGTCTCCCCCGACGGCTTGGAGATCGGGCTGTACCTCGATGGGTACAGATCCCCTCTTGCTCCGGACAGCCTCTTTTTCCTTCCCCCGAAGCAATCAGATCCCTATCTGCTTGCTTTGCTCAATCTCATGGGATATGCTGCGTATAGGCTTGATTTCTCAGCCGTCATGCGTGCCGGTCCCCCCAGAGGGACTCCCACTGCACATTCCTTTTGA